Part of the Geobacter pickeringii genome, TATCCACCCCCCGGACGACTGCTGAAGATTCAGGGGACCGACCTGCATGTGCACGCGACCGACAATCGCGGTGCGCCCGCAGTGATTCTCGAGACAGGACTGGGGGGAATGTCCTCTGCATGGGGATGGATTCAGCCCGAGGTTGCCAAATTCACCCGGGTCGTCTCCTATGACCGCCCCGGCCTTGGCTGGAGTGCCACCGATGACCTCCCCCGGACGGCGCTCAACGTGGCCCGGCGTCTTCGCGCGCTTCTTCACGATGGAGGCATGGAGGGGCCCTACGTGTTGGCCGGCCACTCCATGGGAGGGCTGTACCTGCGGGTTTTCGCCGATCAGTATCCCGAGGAGGTAGCCGGGATGGTGCTGATCGACGCGGCCCACCCGGATCAACACAAAAGGAGCCCGGCAATCCGCCGGCATATGAGCTCCGGGTTCCGCATGCTGAGAACGGTCCCTCTGCTGGCAAGGCTCGGATATGTCCGCGCGACCGGTTTTTTCAGCTCCTGGCCCGTGGGCTTGCCTGAACGCCCCGCTGCGGAGGCGGGGGCATTTCTCTCGTCGTATACCCATCTGAAAACCACCCGCGACGAGTCCCTCGCCTGGGATGCGGTGTGCGACGAGGTTCGGGGCACCAGAAGCCTTGGCGACAGGCCGCTGGCGGTGGTCAGTGCCGGGAAGGATGTGCTGCCGGGGGCCCATGAACTGCAGACGGAACTCGCCGCCCTCTCTTCCCGCAGCACCCATCTCACGGTCGAAGGGGCCGACCACGTCACCCTCGTTACCCATCGCCAGCACGCCCTGGCGGTCGTCGACGCGATCCACACGGTGGTGCAGATGGCCTCCCGCTATTGATGAACGTATCTCCTCTCCTCCCGCGCAGCGCTTTTCCCCACAGTCACCAAGTCGTGGCAGAAAATACACATTCCCGAAGTACCGCGCCGTTATGCTGTCACCACTGACGGCGACCATCTGGCCGGCATCTCATACTCCTGAGGGTGTTTTTTATCATGCAGACAATCGTGGATTTACTTGATGAGAGCTGTCGCAGATTTCCTGACAGAACGGCCCTGCGGCACAAAAGCGGAGGCCGATGGCGGGATGTTTCGTACGGAGCCCTTTGGAGCGCGTCCGACAGGATTGCCGCAGGGCTTGCGAACAGTGGTTTCAGGGCAGGCGACCATGCGGCGCTTCTGGCCCCTTCGTCTCCCCGCTGGATAATGGGCTACCTGGGGATTCTTAAGGCGGGGGGGGTCGTTGTCCCCATCGACAAGGAGCTGAAGAGCCTCGAACTGCAGCACATCCTTTCCGACAGCGAGGCACGGGTTCTCTTCACGGAACGCTCTTTCCTCGAAACCGTCACCGCCATGGGGGAGGAGATCCCCTCTCTCGGCCTCATCGTGACGCTCGAAGGGGGGAGGGGGGATACGAACGCGGACCATGATTCGGAAGGGGGGCGCCACCGGGATGAGGGTTCCCCTCTCCATCTGGAGAAGGGTCCCATGATGGGGACCCTGGCCGTGCAGTTCAACGAGCTCCTCGATGCCGAAGCCTCCGGAGATGGTGCAGACGGAGTATCCGGCGGCAGGAACCTCCCGGACGGCGCCATGAAACGGGAGCGTGCCGGGCGGATGGGCATTCTCACCTACGAGAAGCTCCTTGGCGAGACCTCGGGACCTTGCGAACGCCGCCACCCCCTGGATACCGCCGTCATCCTGTACACCTCGGGGACCACCGGCCGTTCGAAAGGTGCCATGCTGAGCCACGCCAACATCACCTCGAACATCCGGGCGGTCACCCTCCATTTCGAACTGGACGAGCGGATTCATACCCTGTCGTTTCTTCCCATCAATCATGTGTTCGAGCAGGTCTGCGGCATCCTCCTGCCGCTCTCGCTGGGGGGAACGGTCTCCTTTGTCGAGTCCCTTAAAAAGCTCGGCGAGAACCTGGCCGAGGTGAGGCCGACGTTTCTCCTGGGTGTGCCGGCGGTCTACCGGATGATCCTTGACCGGATCACCCGGAACATCGAATCGAGGGTGTTATCTCGTCTCCTCTGCGCTTTTTCCCTAACCCGCCCGCTGATCAGGGCGCGGGTCCGAAAGACCCTGGGGGAGGGTACCATTTTCGTCAGTGGCGGGGCGGCGCTCGACCCGGATATCGCCGCCGGGCTCGCCCGTCTCGGGGTGACGATCTGCCAGGGATACGGAATCACGGAGACGTCGCCGGTTATTTCGGCTGAACGCCCCGGTGCCATGCGACCGGGGACGGCAGGGCGGGTGCTTGACGGCGTCGAGGTGAAGCTGGAAAATCCCAATGAGGATAAGGTGGGGGAGATCCTCGTCAAGGGGCCAAACGTCATGCAGGGGTACTACCGGAATGATCGGGCAACGGCTGAGGTTCTGGTCGACGGCTGGTATCACACCGGCGACCTTGGGTTTCTCGATGGGGATGGATTTCTCTCGATC contains:
- a CDS encoding alpha/beta fold hydrolase, with the protein product MARPSAPPLCARGDELLYAARRILNIAPGITGYARMVSALLPCLTGVGCLYQAIATAIDRRRYPPPGRLLKIQGTDLHVHATDNRGAPAVILETGLGGMSSAWGWIQPEVAKFTRVVSYDRPGLGWSATDDLPRTALNVARRLRALLHDGGMEGPYVLAGHSMGGLYLRVFADQYPEEVAGMVLIDAAHPDQHKRSPAIRRHMSSGFRMLRTVPLLARLGYVRATGFFSSWPVGLPERPAAEAGAFLSSYTHLKTTRDESLAWDAVCDEVRGTRSLGDRPLAVVSAGKDVLPGAHELQTELAALSSRSTHLTVEGADHVTLVTHRQHALAVVDAIHTVVQMASRY
- a CDS encoding AMP-dependent synthetase/ligase, whose translation is MQTIVDLLDESCRRFPDRTALRHKSGGRWRDVSYGALWSASDRIAAGLANSGFRAGDHAALLAPSSPRWIMGYLGILKAGGVVVPIDKELKSLELQHILSDSEARVLFTERSFLETVTAMGEEIPSLGLIVTLEGGRGDTNADHDSEGGRHRDEGSPLHLEKGPMMGTLAVQFNELLDAEASGDGADGVSGGRNLPDGAMKRERAGRMGILTYEKLLGETSGPCERRHPLDTAVILYTSGTTGRSKGAMLSHANITSNIRAVTLHFELDERIHTLSFLPINHVFEQVCGILLPLSLGGTVSFVESLKKLGENLAEVRPTFLLGVPAVYRMILDRITRNIESRVLSRLLCAFSLTRPLIRARVRKTLGEGTIFVSGGAALDPDIAAGLARLGVTICQGYGITETSPVISAERPGAMRPGTAGRVLDGVEVKLENPNEDKVGEILVKGPNVMQGYYRNDRATAEVLVDGWYHTGDLGFLDGDGFLSICGRVKNLIVTANGRNVYPEEVENEILKSPYIAEAIVHGHRVGTVTEEIHAMVYPDGDALDDYRRRQGRDSLSGEEVEVLVRAEVHAACEKLAPYKRVKKVTIRTDEFPKTTTRKIKRFAVSTMDGNGL